The Anoplopoma fimbria isolate UVic2021 breed Golden Eagle Sablefish chromosome 20, Afim_UVic_2022, whole genome shotgun sequence genome includes a window with the following:
- the LOC129108996 gene encoding neuronal acetylcholine receptor subunit alpha-7-like isoform X1: MRQAVALWLLTLAALLRVSVQGPHQRFLLRELLRDYNPMERPVANDSQSLTVQFSFTLMQVMDVDEKNQILTTNAWLQMQWYDHYLQWNQSEYPGVKNLRFTPDQVWTPDILLYNSAHDKFDATFKTNVLVNSSGFCEYLPPGIFVSTCTVDVRWFPFDIQRCELKFGSWTFDGWLLDLQMKEADVSGYMTNGEWDLVEVPGGRHEVFYDCCPEPYPDVTFVVTLRRRTLFYALNLLLPCVLLSSMTLVVFLLPANSGEKISLGITVLLSLTVFMLMVAEIMPATSDSVPLIGQYFVSTMVIVGMSVVATVFVLQFHHHSPNSGHMPRWVHLVLLQWVPWFLRMKRPGEGAEPPLSSCQVDSQSKTLSSPTTTTTTNTIPTPVPSNLPQSLNSLQASLAQLNTHRPNSQAVILPNAIHRDPSSNPHSQPNGHLLYMGFQTFQSAAELEQVQRSRATSHGRFSSGLGGGEGEGGEAGGGGQTGDTPIHHHMQSSKFGTPPQETPLSPDPDPLTASSGPCGLEAGVVTGRSAAIHTHSGVIRSVAVDNQLQALLMEVQFLVERVKEQDRQLSLAEQWQFAAAVIDRLCLMGFSVFNIICTIAILMAAPNFGEALSKDFL, encoded by the exons ATGAGGCAGGCTGTGGCTCTCTGGCTGTTGACACTCGCTGCTCTGCTCAGGG TATCAGTGCAGGGTCCCCACCAGCGGTTTCTGCTCAGGGAGCTGCTGAGGGACTACAACCCCATGGAGAGGCCGGTGGCCAACGACTCCCAGAGTCTCACTGTTCAGTTCTCCTTTACTCTGATGCAGGTCATGGATGTG gATGAAAAGAACCAGATCCTCACCACAAATGCCTGGCTGCAGATG CAGTGGTACGACCACTACCTCCAGTGGAACCAGTCAGAGTATCCTGGAGTTAAGAACCTCCGGTTCACTCCTGACCAGGTCTGGACACCTGACATATTGCTTTACAACAG TGCTCATGATAAGTTTGATGCCACCTTTAAGACCAACGTGCTGGTTAACTCCAGTGGCTTCTGTGAGTATCTGCCTCCAG GAATATTTGTCAGCACATGTACCGTGGATGTGCGGTGGTTTCCGTTTGACATCCAGCGCTGTGAACTGAAGTTTGGCTCCTGGACGTTTGATGGCTGGCTGCTGGACCTCCAGATGAAGGAGGCAGATGTGTCCGGATACATGACCAACGGAGAGTGGGACCTAGTGG AGGTCCCTGGAGGTCGTCACGAAGTTTTCTATGACTGCTGTCCAGAGCCCTACCCCGATGTCACCTTTGTGGTGACCTTACGAAGGAGGACCTTGTTTTACGCTctcaacctcctcctcccctgtgtgctcctctcctccatgaCTCTAGTGGTTTTCCTGCTCCCCGCCAACTCGGGGGAGAAGATAAGCCTGG GCATCACGGTTCTGCTTTCTCTGACTGTCTTCATGCTGATGGTTGCAGAGATTATGCCCGCCACTTCAGATTCTGTGCCCCTGATAGGTCAG TACTTTGTCAGCACCATGGTGATTGTCGGGATGTCGGTCGTGGCCACAGTCTTCGTCCTTCAGTTCCATCACCACAGCCCCAACAGTGGACACATGCCCCGTTGG GTGCACCTGGTTCTGCTGCAGTGGGTTCCTTGGTTCCTGCGGATGAAGCGTCCAGGAGAGGGAGCAGAGCCGCCTCTTTCCAGCTGCCAAGTAGACTCTCAGAGCAAAACGCTGTCCTCtcctaccaccaccactaccaccaacACCATCCCCACGCCAGTGCCCTCCAACCTCCCCCAGAGCCTCAACTCCCTGCAGGCCAGCCTGGCACAGCTCAACACCCACCGGCCCAACTCTCAGGCTGTCATCCTCCCTAATGCCATCCATAGAGATCCGAGCTCCAATCCACATTCACAGCCCAACGGCCATCTGCTTTACATGGGCTTCCAAACCTTCCAGTCCGCCGCGGAGCTGGAGCAAGTTCAGAGGAGCAGGGCCACCAGTCATGGGAGGTTCAGCAGTGGActaggtggaggagaaggagagggaggagaggcaggaggaggaggacaaactGGAGATACACCTATCCATCACCACATGCAATCTTCCAAGTTTGGGACCCCCCCACAGGAAACTCCACTGTCCCCAGACCCGGATCCATTAACCGCATCCTCTGGACCCTGCGGCCTAGAGGCTGGGGTTGTAACAGGGAGATCGGCTGCTATACACACCCACAGCGGTGTGATCCGTTCTGTGGCCGTTGACAACCAGCTGCAGGCTCTTCTGATGGAGGTGCAGTTTTTAGTCGAACGCGTTAAGGAGCAGGACCGGCAGCTCAGTTTGGCAGAGCAGTGGCAGTTCGCTGCAGCCGTCATCGACCGCCTGTGCCTGATGGGATTCAGTGTTTTCAACATCATCTGCACCATCGCTATTCTCATGGCTGCACCCAACTTTGGGGAGGCTCTGTCAAAAGACTTTCTCTGA
- the LOC129108996 gene encoding neuronal acetylcholine receptor subunit alpha-7-like isoform X2 yields the protein MRQAVALWLLTLAALLRVSVQGPHQRFLLRELLRDYNPMERPVANDSQSLTVQFSFTLMQVMDVDEKNQILTTNAWLQMWYDHYLQWNQSEYPGVKNLRFTPDQVWTPDILLYNSAHDKFDATFKTNVLVNSSGFCEYLPPGIFVSTCTVDVRWFPFDIQRCELKFGSWTFDGWLLDLQMKEADVSGYMTNGEWDLVEVPGGRHEVFYDCCPEPYPDVTFVVTLRRRTLFYALNLLLPCVLLSSMTLVVFLLPANSGEKISLGITVLLSLTVFMLMVAEIMPATSDSVPLIGQYFVSTMVIVGMSVVATVFVLQFHHHSPNSGHMPRWVHLVLLQWVPWFLRMKRPGEGAEPPLSSCQVDSQSKTLSSPTTTTTTNTIPTPVPSNLPQSLNSLQASLAQLNTHRPNSQAVILPNAIHRDPSSNPHSQPNGHLLYMGFQTFQSAAELEQVQRSRATSHGRFSSGLGGGEGEGGEAGGGGQTGDTPIHHHMQSSKFGTPPQETPLSPDPDPLTASSGPCGLEAGVVTGRSAAIHTHSGVIRSVAVDNQLQALLMEVQFLVERVKEQDRQLSLAEQWQFAAAVIDRLCLMGFSVFNIICTIAILMAAPNFGEALSKDFL from the exons ATGAGGCAGGCTGTGGCTCTCTGGCTGTTGACACTCGCTGCTCTGCTCAGGG TATCAGTGCAGGGTCCCCACCAGCGGTTTCTGCTCAGGGAGCTGCTGAGGGACTACAACCCCATGGAGAGGCCGGTGGCCAACGACTCCCAGAGTCTCACTGTTCAGTTCTCCTTTACTCTGATGCAGGTCATGGATGTG gATGAAAAGAACCAGATCCTCACCACAAATGCCTGGCTGCAGATG TGGTACGACCACTACCTCCAGTGGAACCAGTCAGAGTATCCTGGAGTTAAGAACCTCCGGTTCACTCCTGACCAGGTCTGGACACCTGACATATTGCTTTACAACAG TGCTCATGATAAGTTTGATGCCACCTTTAAGACCAACGTGCTGGTTAACTCCAGTGGCTTCTGTGAGTATCTGCCTCCAG GAATATTTGTCAGCACATGTACCGTGGATGTGCGGTGGTTTCCGTTTGACATCCAGCGCTGTGAACTGAAGTTTGGCTCCTGGACGTTTGATGGCTGGCTGCTGGACCTCCAGATGAAGGAGGCAGATGTGTCCGGATACATGACCAACGGAGAGTGGGACCTAGTGG AGGTCCCTGGAGGTCGTCACGAAGTTTTCTATGACTGCTGTCCAGAGCCCTACCCCGATGTCACCTTTGTGGTGACCTTACGAAGGAGGACCTTGTTTTACGCTctcaacctcctcctcccctgtgtgctcctctcctccatgaCTCTAGTGGTTTTCCTGCTCCCCGCCAACTCGGGGGAGAAGATAAGCCTGG GCATCACGGTTCTGCTTTCTCTGACTGTCTTCATGCTGATGGTTGCAGAGATTATGCCCGCCACTTCAGATTCTGTGCCCCTGATAGGTCAG TACTTTGTCAGCACCATGGTGATTGTCGGGATGTCGGTCGTGGCCACAGTCTTCGTCCTTCAGTTCCATCACCACAGCCCCAACAGTGGACACATGCCCCGTTGG GTGCACCTGGTTCTGCTGCAGTGGGTTCCTTGGTTCCTGCGGATGAAGCGTCCAGGAGAGGGAGCAGAGCCGCCTCTTTCCAGCTGCCAAGTAGACTCTCAGAGCAAAACGCTGTCCTCtcctaccaccaccactaccaccaacACCATCCCCACGCCAGTGCCCTCCAACCTCCCCCAGAGCCTCAACTCCCTGCAGGCCAGCCTGGCACAGCTCAACACCCACCGGCCCAACTCTCAGGCTGTCATCCTCCCTAATGCCATCCATAGAGATCCGAGCTCCAATCCACATTCACAGCCCAACGGCCATCTGCTTTACATGGGCTTCCAAACCTTCCAGTCCGCCGCGGAGCTGGAGCAAGTTCAGAGGAGCAGGGCCACCAGTCATGGGAGGTTCAGCAGTGGActaggtggaggagaaggagagggaggagaggcaggaggaggaggacaaactGGAGATACACCTATCCATCACCACATGCAATCTTCCAAGTTTGGGACCCCCCCACAGGAAACTCCACTGTCCCCAGACCCGGATCCATTAACCGCATCCTCTGGACCCTGCGGCCTAGAGGCTGGGGTTGTAACAGGGAGATCGGCTGCTATACACACCCACAGCGGTGTGATCCGTTCTGTGGCCGTTGACAACCAGCTGCAGGCTCTTCTGATGGAGGTGCAGTTTTTAGTCGAACGCGTTAAGGAGCAGGACCGGCAGCTCAGTTTGGCAGAGCAGTGGCAGTTCGCTGCAGCCGTCATCGACCGCCTGTGCCTGATGGGATTCAGTGTTTTCAACATCATCTGCACCATCGCTATTCTCATGGCTGCACCCAACTTTGGGGAGGCTCTGTCAAAAGACTTTCTCTGA
- the LOC129108996 gene encoding neuronal acetylcholine receptor subunit alpha-7-like isoform X3, with translation MRQAVALWLLTLAALLRVSVQGPHQRFLLRELLRDYNPMERPVANDSQSLTVQFSFTLMQVMDVDEKNQILTTNAWLQMQWYDHYLQWNQSEYPGVKNLRFTPDQVWTPDILLYNSAHDKFDATFKTNVLVNSSGFCEYLPPGIFVSTCTVDVRWFPFDIQRCELKFGSWTFDGWLLDLQMKEADVSGYMTNGEWDLVEVPGGRHEVFYDCCPEPYPDVTFVVTLRRRTLFYALNLLLPCVLLSSMTLVVFLLPANSGEKISLGQYFVSTMVIVGMSVVATVFVLQFHHHSPNSGHMPRWVHLVLLQWVPWFLRMKRPGEGAEPPLSSCQVDSQSKTLSSPTTTTTTNTIPTPVPSNLPQSLNSLQASLAQLNTHRPNSQAVILPNAIHRDPSSNPHSQPNGHLLYMGFQTFQSAAELEQVQRSRATSHGRFSSGLGGGEGEGGEAGGGGQTGDTPIHHHMQSSKFGTPPQETPLSPDPDPLTASSGPCGLEAGVVTGRSAAIHTHSGVIRSVAVDNQLQALLMEVQFLVERVKEQDRQLSLAEQWQFAAAVIDRLCLMGFSVFNIICTIAILMAAPNFGEALSKDFL, from the exons ATGAGGCAGGCTGTGGCTCTCTGGCTGTTGACACTCGCTGCTCTGCTCAGGG TATCAGTGCAGGGTCCCCACCAGCGGTTTCTGCTCAGGGAGCTGCTGAGGGACTACAACCCCATGGAGAGGCCGGTGGCCAACGACTCCCAGAGTCTCACTGTTCAGTTCTCCTTTACTCTGATGCAGGTCATGGATGTG gATGAAAAGAACCAGATCCTCACCACAAATGCCTGGCTGCAGATG CAGTGGTACGACCACTACCTCCAGTGGAACCAGTCAGAGTATCCTGGAGTTAAGAACCTCCGGTTCACTCCTGACCAGGTCTGGACACCTGACATATTGCTTTACAACAG TGCTCATGATAAGTTTGATGCCACCTTTAAGACCAACGTGCTGGTTAACTCCAGTGGCTTCTGTGAGTATCTGCCTCCAG GAATATTTGTCAGCACATGTACCGTGGATGTGCGGTGGTTTCCGTTTGACATCCAGCGCTGTGAACTGAAGTTTGGCTCCTGGACGTTTGATGGCTGGCTGCTGGACCTCCAGATGAAGGAGGCAGATGTGTCCGGATACATGACCAACGGAGAGTGGGACCTAGTGG AGGTCCCTGGAGGTCGTCACGAAGTTTTCTATGACTGCTGTCCAGAGCCCTACCCCGATGTCACCTTTGTGGTGACCTTACGAAGGAGGACCTTGTTTTACGCTctcaacctcctcctcccctgtgtgctcctctcctccatgaCTCTAGTGGTTTTCCTGCTCCCCGCCAACTCGGGGGAGAAGATAAGCCTGG GTCAGTACTTTGTCAGCACCATGGTGATTGTCGGGATGTCGGTCGTGGCCACAGTCTTCGTCCTTCAGTTCCATCACCACAGCCCCAACAGTGGACACATGCCCCGTTGG GTGCACCTGGTTCTGCTGCAGTGGGTTCCTTGGTTCCTGCGGATGAAGCGTCCAGGAGAGGGAGCAGAGCCGCCTCTTTCCAGCTGCCAAGTAGACTCTCAGAGCAAAACGCTGTCCTCtcctaccaccaccactaccaccaacACCATCCCCACGCCAGTGCCCTCCAACCTCCCCCAGAGCCTCAACTCCCTGCAGGCCAGCCTGGCACAGCTCAACACCCACCGGCCCAACTCTCAGGCTGTCATCCTCCCTAATGCCATCCATAGAGATCCGAGCTCCAATCCACATTCACAGCCCAACGGCCATCTGCTTTACATGGGCTTCCAAACCTTCCAGTCCGCCGCGGAGCTGGAGCAAGTTCAGAGGAGCAGGGCCACCAGTCATGGGAGGTTCAGCAGTGGActaggtggaggagaaggagagggaggagaggcaggaggaggaggacaaactGGAGATACACCTATCCATCACCACATGCAATCTTCCAAGTTTGGGACCCCCCCACAGGAAACTCCACTGTCCCCAGACCCGGATCCATTAACCGCATCCTCTGGACCCTGCGGCCTAGAGGCTGGGGTTGTAACAGGGAGATCGGCTGCTATACACACCCACAGCGGTGTGATCCGTTCTGTGGCCGTTGACAACCAGCTGCAGGCTCTTCTGATGGAGGTGCAGTTTTTAGTCGAACGCGTTAAGGAGCAGGACCGGCAGCTCAGTTTGGCAGAGCAGTGGCAGTTCGCTGCAGCCGTCATCGACCGCCTGTGCCTGATGGGATTCAGTGTTTTCAACATCATCTGCACCATCGCTATTCTCATGGCTGCACCCAACTTTGGGGAGGCTCTGTCAAAAGACTTTCTCTGA
- the adar gene encoding LOW QUALITY PROTEIN: double-stranded RNA-specific adenosine deaminase (The sequence of the model RefSeq protein was modified relative to this genomic sequence to represent the inferred CDS: inserted 1 base in 1 codon) — protein MSRGRGGPLREHYRRYPPPDSQANDNYHRSGPPSLHPRAGPQQNPYSSYHNSPVRPVVPIQPPPAPSLIPSASPVPKHSKLDSKPEALYSSYNQNHGPNPAPNSFQYQQAEFLRGHSSEASQYRASPRGGGGGGVPDGRPSSSYQPQSGYSRYPSHPNNSPRGRWGYSQDQTSVHPGAQRGTSGPRHPNQNQYHSTNHNPYSNRQWRVPTDSVCDTFQTLSLHSDRPNRGGERFDRHSASSSSVNSRTTKVDITLTPDIQDEVHRALAALKPSECIAARLLAKKLHLPKKIVNKALYLLERSHKASKQGLHPPEWSLCREPFRGEEAKAQSPPSHLCVSSGHPPEPEAKVDLKTETAENSGRSKEEDSDTESSSSYCSSLESSHSEESQSPAEGQHQEKQHPVTTSSPDPALPAMAEQKELVLQYLMASGKATALVISKNLGLRGTKQVNPTLYSLEKQGEVVKRSGASPPTWELSTHRRERMERSLKASKSSRAEGEPMLVEPSREQKRGESVFLTPPLLPPMPGLEPLPLPEGWMPEQSHSEASQSSFKPPSRTSCKEEETNEGQWATDDIPEFLNAIRRETDAGKLAAEKANSVGTVAVSLAAPPPQNLWAKLQEVRLKNPVSGLMEYAQYLGHNCEFLLLDQSGPSHDPRFRMQVMLNGRLFPIAEASSKKVAKKDAAAATLRILIGEIQAGPSTADEGNTVSAEQAVDILPDTSGQAEGAGGIFGTSSVEGMGTVEGPRQPLSRSLPGGKNPVSVLMEYSQRSGNPIEFIITGQAGPPHDPRFMYRVKVGESLFAEASAPSKKAARQLAAEEAVKELMADGRLQLNKPQLPLGSSSDSDGSGSGTTCPSLPPLTADELRAAHEAGVGDLINHLNNNAVSGLLEYARARGFAAEIRLVGQSGPPHEPKFTYQAKLGGRWFPPVCASNKKQGKQEAADAALRVLIGEAERAARTGELIPAELPVSGSTLHDQIAMLSHQRFNALTTRIQHSLLGRKILATVVMRXGEGLGTVVSLGTGNRCVKGEELSLKGDTVNDCHAEIISRRGFVRFLYIELLKHYEGTDDSIFEPAEDNKLRIKSDITFHLYISTAPCGDGALFDKSCSEAGDEVEGHQPLFENAKQGKLRTKVENGEGTIPVESSAIVPTWDGIQHGERLRTMSCSDKILRWNVLGLQGALLTHFLHPIYLKSITLGYLYSHGHLTRAVCCRLARDGEAFTQGLPPPFMLNHPEVGRVSVYDSTRHTGKTKESSVNWSFPDQHSVEVLDGTKGKLDGNKLSVSRVSKSNLFCLFRTVCQRSGRTDLLTLPSYSQAKLSAMSFQLAKQNFFRALSGHGYGAWIGKPLEEKSFESGEGNRNNGANVPVGYGSSRNGGAVEIKQEEA, from the exons ATGAGCAGAGGTAGAGGAGGGCCTCTCAGAGAACACTACCGCAGGTATCCTCCACCCGACTCCCAGGCCAACGACAACTACCACAGATCTGGCCCTCCCTCACTCCACCCTAGAGCTGGCCCTCAGCAGAACCCCTATTCAAGTTACCACAACAGCCCTGTCCGTCCCGTAGTGCCCATACAGCCACCCCCAGCGCCTTCTCTCATCCCCTCCGCTTCACCTGTACCAAAGCACAGTAAACTGGACTCAAAACCAGAGGCTCTCTACAGCTCATATAATCAGAATCACGGTCCCAATCCCGCCCCCAATTCCTTTCAGTACCAACAGGCAGAGTTCCTCAGAGGGCACAGCTCTGAGGCGTCACAGTACAGAGCCAGTCCacgtggagggggaggaggaggggtacCAGACGGGCGTCCTAGTTCCTCATACCAGCCACAGTCAGGCTACAGTAGATACCCATCACACCCCAACAACAGCCCAAGGGGTAGATGGGGGTATAGTCAGGACCAGACGTCTGTACACCCAGGAGCCCAGCGCGGCACCTCAGGTCCTCGGCACCCGAATCAAAACCAGTATCATAGTACAAACCACAACCCATACTCCAACAGACAGTGGCGTGTCCCAACAGACTCTGTGTGTGATACTTTTCAGACTTTGTCCCTTCATAGTGACAGGCccaacagaggaggagaacggTTTGACAGACATTCTGCCTCCAGCAGCTCGGTAAATTCACGCACAACTAAAGTTGACATCACTCTCACTCCTGACATCCAGGACGAAGTTCACAGGGCTTTGGCTGCTTTGAAGCCAAGCGAGTGTATTGCTGCAAGACTGTTAGCCAAAAAACTCCATCTGCCCAAAAAGATAGTGAACAAGGCTCTTTACTTGTTGGAGCGCTCACATAAAGCCTCCAAACAAGGACTCCACCCTCCAGAGTGGAGTCTTTGCAGAGAACCTTTCAGAGGTGAGGAAGCTAAAGCACAAAGTCCACCTTCCCATCTGTGTGTGAGCTCAGGACACCCTCCAGAACCTGAGGCCAAGGTTGatctaaaaacagaaacagcagaaaacagcGGACGAAGCAAGGAAGAGGACTCTGACACAGAATCCAGTTCTTCGTACTGCTCCTCTTTAGAGTCATCTCACTCTGAAGAGTCCCAGTCACCGGCAGAAGGTCAGCACCAGGAGAAACAACATCCCGTCACTACCAGCTCACCCGATCCAGCACTTCCCGCAATGGCAGAACAGAAGGAGCTAGTTCTGCAGTACCTAATGGCTTCAGGGAAGGCAACTGCTCTTGTCATCTCCAAAAATCTGGGTCTTAGGGGTACGAAGCAGGTCAATCCCACGCTCTACTCGCTGGAGAAGCAAGGTGAAGTCGTTAAGAGGAGTGGAGCTAGCCCGCCCACCTGGGAGCTCTCCACCCACCGCAGAGAGAGGATGGAAAGGAGCCTTAAAGCCTCAAAGAGCAGCCGTGCTGAGGGGGAGCCGATGTTGGTGGAACCCAGTagagagcagaagagaggagagtcCGTCTTTCTGACCCCCCCACTGTTACCACCAATGCCAGGCCTCGAGCCGCTGCCACTCCCAGAGGGTTGGATGCCAGAGCAAAGTCATAGTGAGGCA TCCCAATCCTCATTCAAGCCTCCCTCCAGAACCTCATGTAAAGAGGAAGAGACCAACGAAGGCCAATGGGCCACTGACGACATCCCAGAATTCCTCAACGCCATTCGAAGAGAGACGGACGCTGGGAAACTGGCAGCAGAGAAGGCCAACTCTGTGGGAACTGTAGCTGTGTCGCTGGCTGCTCCACCTCCCCAGAACCTGTGGGCCAAATTACAGGAGGTGAGGCTGAAGAACCCCGTCAGTGGCCTCATGGAGTATGCCCAGTATCTGGGCCACAACTGTGAGTTCCTGCTCCTCGACCAGTCAGGACCCTCTCACGACCCAAG ATTTCGTATGCAGGTGATGCTCAACGGAAGGCTGTTTCCTATCGCAGAAGCCTCCAGTAAGAAGGTCGCAAAAAAGGACGCCGCTGCGGCCACCCTGCGCATTCTCATTGGAGAGATTCAGGCAGGGCCGAGTACGGCAGACGAGGGAAATACTGTCAGTGCGGAACAAGCGGTGGATATCCTCCCAGACACAAGT GGGCAAGCTGAAGGCGCAGGGGGAATTTTTGGGACTAGTAGTGTGGAAGGAATGGGGACAGTGGAGGGACCTCGCCAGCCGCTGTCTCGCTCCCTGCCTGGTGGGAAGAATCCGGTGTCCGTCCTGATGGAGTACAGCCAGCGCAGCGGGAACCCCATCGAATTCATCATCACCGGGCAGGCGGGCCCACCACACGACCCAAG GTTCATGTACAGGGTGAAGGTTGGAGAGAGCTTGTTTGCAGAGGCCTCGGCTCCAAGCAAGAAGGCAGCCCGTCAGCTGGCAGCAGAGGAGGCCGTCAAAGAATTAATGGCTGACGGGAGACTGCAGCTCAACAAG CCTCAGTTGCCTCTAGGCTCTTCCAGTGATAGTGATGGCAGTGGTTCTGGGACTACATGTCCCTCTTTGCCACCTCTGACTGCAGATGAGTTGCGAGCAGCACACGAGGCAGGGGTTGGAGATCTCATTAACCACTTGAACAACAACGCAGTGTCGGGTCTTCTGGAGTACGCTAGAGCCCGGGGCTTCGCTGCCGAGATCAGACTAGTGGGCCAGTCTGGACCACCACATGAGCCTAA gTTCACCTACCAGGCCAAGCTGGGCGGACGCTGGTTCCCTCCAGTGTGTGCGTCCAACAAGAAGCAGGgaaaacaggaagcagcagatgctgctctacgtgttctGATTGGAGAGGCTGAGAGAGCAGCCCGCACTGGGGAGCTTATCCCAGCTGAG CTTCCAGTGAGTGGCAGCACTTTGCATGACCAGATAGCAATGTTGAGTCACCAGCGTTTCAACGCCCTGACCACACGTATCCAGCACAGCCTTCTGGGACGCAAGATTCTGGCCACCGTCGTCATGA AGGGGGAGGGCCTGGGGACTGTTGTCAGCCTGGGAACTG GAAATCGCTGTGTCAAAGGGGAGGAGCTGAGCCTTAAAGGGGACACGGTTAATGATTGCCACGCTGAAATCATCTCCAGAAGGGGATTTGTTCG GTTTCTGTACATTGAGCTGCTCAAGCACTATGAGGGCACAGACGACAGTATATTTGAGCCAGCAGAGGATAACAAACTGCGAATCAAATCTGACATCACTTTTCACCTCtacatcag CACGGCACCTTGTGGGGATGGCGCCCTGTTCGACAAGTCATGCAGTGAGGCAGGGGATGAAGTCGAGGGCCATCAGCCTCTGTTTGAGAATGCTAAGCAGGGAAAGCTCCGCACCAAAGTGGAGAACG GCGAGGGCACCATCCCGGTGGAGTCAAGTGCCATTGTGCCCACGTGGGACGGCATCCAGCACGGTGAGAGGCTTCGAACCATGAGTTGCAGCGATAAGATCCTGCGCTGGAACGTGTTGGGTCTGCAGGGAGCACTGCTCACCCATTTCCTGCATCCAATCTACCTGAAGTCAATAACGCTTG GCTATCTGTACAGCCACGGTCACCTCACACGTGCTGTCTGCTGTCGGCTGGCCAGAGACGGTGAAGCATTCACCCAaggtctccctcctcccttcatGCTAAATCACCCAGAG GTGGGCAGGGTGAGTGTGTACGACTCCACACGGCACACGGGCAAAACCAAGGAGTCCAGTGTGAACTGGAGCTTTCCAGACCAGCACAGTGTAGAGGTGCTGGACGGGACCAAGGGCAAACTGGATGG GAACAAGCTGAGTGTGTCCAGAGTGTCCAAGTCCAACCTGTTCTGTCTGTTCCGCACTGTCTGCCAGCGGAGCGGCCGCACTGACCTCCTCACACTGCCCTCCTACTCCCAGGCCAAGTTGTCGGCCATGTCCTTCCAGCTAGCCAAGCAGAATTTCTTCCGAGCTCTCAGCGGCCACGGCTACGGCGCCTGGATCGGCAAGCCGCTGGAAGAGAAGAGCTTTGAGTCAGGGGAGGGAAACAGGAACAATGGAGCAAATGTCCCCGTGGGATACGGCAGCAGTAGAAATGGAGGAGCAGTGGAGATCAAGCAAGAAGAGGCATAG